gacaaccgacaatactacctgCCTTATGAGATCTATGCCTAATTGCATCTCCTGAGCCATGTTGTAGATCTCTTGTAAGCCTTTCTTCCGTAATCTGCATAATTGTTCAATAAACCGCTTTctccgggacttgaaacctgAATTTATCTGCAAGAAACTGCATAGTCTGGGGTTCGAACCCCAGACCTGGGTGTAGAAACCTTTAAACCATAACCACTAGGCTACGGTGCTTCCACAAAGTTGGTGTATTCAAGACTTGAATTTCAAGTGAAAGTAATCCCCACCTTCACAGACAGAAATGTAAGTATAGATCGCTTCAGTATTGTTTCATTCTTTATATTATCAATCAAATACGTAGTAAACGCTTACTTTTTGTTTTAGCTTCTGTTGCTGCCATTTGTAATAGTCTATAGTACTTTGTATTTTATCATTTATTGCATATAATTTCCTGTATAAGCAAGTGAAGACATCAGTTAAAAATCGTGTCCAAgtctttaacaaatttttatcaAAGTATAATGTAGAATATATGCTAAATAGATACTTATCTGATGACGGATAAGATTGTCACAATTAGAAGTTCAAGTAAGCTTCTGCATCAAACAGAACCAATAATAGCTGTCGGAATCTATACGATCTGTTTtccaaaacagagaaagagGTCAGTCTGATGAAGGTAAGTAACATATCCTTAAATCAAAACATAGATTTAAGAGTAATTTATTTTTCCCATGCTTTAGCTTATCTTTATATTTCTCATGCTTTAGCtcatataaacatttaaaatggACAAATGTCCTATATTTTATCCTAAAGTACATTGAATACAATTCtcattagaaattaaaaaaaaaaacaatttggaaCCTGATTCAATACGATCtcattagaaataaaaaaaattctcattagaaattaaaaagaaaaaacaaacatagCGAGTCAAAACATTTGGAACGGGTATCAATACATTTcttattagaaatatatatgaaaaagttATCCCAATGGATCAGTTCTAAGGAACGGATGTGAGAAAAGTGGAAGAATCATCTCTTTGAAATGAAACTATCGGCCTGACAGCCATACTTGAACAACTTCTTCATATCCTTTTAGCTTCTTTGGTAGCATTGTTAGGCACTGATTGCGAATCTGCCTATCAATGATTTTTACAAGGCAAGCCGTTGAGACAGGTTGTTTAGACAACTCAAGTCAATACGTGAGTATGGTTTTAATAGGTTAAGTAAAttctgtttcctttttatttattagtcaTATGTCTGATATATGATTCCAAATCAATTATTTGGTatgaatattcttgactaattatgttaggtaactactaagaaaatataatatgtttcaaacttgaataaatttttaaaataatttctgaaatgcataaataaaaatgtatagttatacaacttgacatatttatatagttaccaaattatattaaattaatactaGGTTCTGATTCGTCCTTAGAAATGGcggatataatttttgttttaattatttttataaatataaatgttatatttgtatttttctttataattatatttgtgttcttttgtaattaaaattttatatttcttttttttataattattttttgtaaatgttAATTAAAACTATTTCATAAACACATTAGAAACTTAGTCAAAAGAAAGTAGACACAATGTCTAAACCGcttacaaaaaatacaaatatgattataaaaaagtacaaatataagattaaatttatcaaaaattgaaaccaaaaaatataaaaagtatttacaaataacaaaaatatgttctcaaaactaaaaaaatacacattttaattataaaagaaGATGGACTGATGTAAAGAATAAGGTTGCTAAATAATTACACAAGAATATGGATCATATCGATTTTGTTTTCTGAGTATATATCCAACAAATAAGAACATTCAATGACTCAAATCGTTATATTTCCTAATAATGTATGGgcttttaaaatttctattttttgaaaattattttgccTAATTGAGCTTAAATTAGATATTACTAATCTACATTATTATCAAACAATTTCtataatttgttatatttttccATAAAACACCTacttaagtttaaaaataaatttgggaaactaaaaatgttatcatatatgaaatttctaaaaaatataacatattgcAAACTTTATCAataaagattgaaaaaaattctcaaacaTATATATGACACAAATACATACTTATGAAActtgatttatttaatatacttacaaaaatgatatattctattaaattcatatcttgagggcgggtcaaaatctagtaaataattaaaactaaacagattcaaaagtaataataatttattatttagatCCTCAATTTAGCATCTCTATCGTTGATTGCCCTTAGGATCGATGCCACGCATTTATACATAAGTAGAAACTATGATTACTGAAGTATATAAAATGCATTTTATCTGGTAGAAAATTTTGCTATCTGGGGATTTAATAGTTTACATCATCAGTTTACGGTTATTATACGaaacaattatgtaatatattaagCTTCTATTGCTAAATATGCATGATAATGTTTATGGGAAAACAAATCAATTTCATATCGACTTTCGTCAACTTTGTAGATTGTTAATCTGCCGAAAATTACAGTATAATTAACAAATATTCGGTGGGTCTTATTAAAGATCCTCAGTCTCATTGTCAGTCGAGGATACATTTTGAATATAATATAATGCATCAATGCAGTTCAGAtgtatattaaaactatatttaggtagtttttctattgaatatatttaagtaGTTGTGTACAGAGAGCGCAATCTCTTATCAAGATCAAAAAGATTTTTATTCGTAGACAAAACCGAGAAAGATATATACACAATTTTAGGGTGAAAAACAGTATTCTTACAAAAAGTTCTGTAGATTCTGTTATATTCAgtttaaagaaattataaataaaataaatggtGGAAAGGGAAAGCTATATAGAAATGGCAACCCATGCATGATTGCCTTGAACATCCCAAACCCTTCTTTGGATTGGAAGTCTAGTGGTTGTGGACCTGCAACAATATTCAGCAAATATAATACAATAGAATCATCATATAAATTGGACAAGGCATATAGCGACATTATTATTCCAATACTACTTGATATGCCCACAGTTTTATCACATACTTGGGggttttaaaatgattaattcTATTTATCTACGAAGATTTAAGACCTGTATCCTTTAATTATCTTGAAGGTATACGTAGATAattatgaacaaaaaaaatgtcgGCGTGAAAATAATATCTAATGAATGTCAAAAGGTATAATTCTAAATATAATGTGGATGGAACTGCACATGTCGATGTTCAGTGGCGTTTTCCCATCGATTCAATGCATATCTCGACCAACTTGTCTTATCAATATTTCCTCGTACAACTCTACAATCTCTTTCTTCTACGTTATACATTTTCGGTTTTCCTTTTTATACACTTTTTTTCATGCCGACTTTCCCCAAATTATTGGTTAATATAGTatacaacattttttttcttgctaaAATTTGGTGCATATAGCATCATTGTAAGATTAAATTCGTATTAAATATCATTACAACTATGAATACCAAAACATAAACTAATCTTTTTTTGGTACTAACACATAAACTAATCTCAATATAACTATATGAGTACTGGTGTATTTTACTGGTTAAACGCATGGGTTAACCGCATGGATTGATCATGTTGTACTTTTAGTTCAATCcagtgaaaatatttttttacaccATGTTAGTTCtcaatttaagaaaaaaataaagtataagtccaaattttcttaattaatcaAAGTAATGACTTTTCCGAAAAATAACATTTTCGTGAATAAATTAAACTTCTAGAATGAATAtggtaaataattttaaaaaaattatttttatatttttgatttgaagttTCGATTCATATTTGAAAACCCCCCTAATTTTTGGTATACATGTTCagcaataaatatttttgttatataaccCGATTAGTGGAATGAGAAATTTGTATTTAGGTTTGTAGTTTGTTGAGgtcaaatcaaaattatatggtaactttaaaaaaatagttcaaaAATACAAAGCATATTGACATATTGTTCAAGAATATTATTCCCTGGCATTTTTCCGACCAACCAGTTACAAAAATGGACATATACTTTGTCCGTTTTTTCCAGCTTTGAAATGAAAACTGGGCAAATATATGACCAGACTGAGAAGACAATTAAAAGTATAATAACAGAAcaatcttttcaaaaaaaaaagtacaataACAGAACATAAGAAACAAAATTCATGCGTCTGCCAGTGAGGTAATTTGGATTCATTGCATGTGGATATACTTAATGATTTTTCACCTCTCTTGCAATAAAAGATAAGAGGAAAAACAACTTGATCATGTTTTTGGGGgtaaatatcttaaatactacaagaaaataataacaaaataacagACAAGAAGAatcctcaaaataaaattaattaagtaGTAAATGACTATATTAttccaaattttatatttttacccTACACTCAATACCTTAAAtactaaatactaaactctaactTCTAAACCAGactcaaatataattttttaatttttactaatgttatttttaagattttttatttgtgttctacttttggaataaaaatatgttttagtgctatcttatactccctccgtttcattttaattgtcgtTCTAGATTtatgcacacatattaaaaaaacatatgattttgtatatttccaagataaaacacaattacctatacatctaatcacatttcaaccaatagaaaaataaaatgaaaaatctttttaataaattttgcatttaaactctaaaacgacatttattttgaaacgaaaatttttcCCTATAACGACAATTAAATCAAAATGGATGaagtagttttttttaaatttcagataattttcaatatatataaaagaaaggAATAACAGAAATGAGGAACAAATATGGAGGAGTGGGACCTAAGATGGCCACCATGTTGGCTGCTCTGCTCTGTTGTTTGTTATAGTCTCATTTTCAAGCTTCAAACTCTGTGTGCTCCATTTACTATTCCCTCTTTCTAAGTCTAATACCATTCTTGATTTGATCTCTCTTTCATTTTTTCAAAACTCCCTTGAAACTTTTGAAATTATAGGCTGTTTAAACAGAGGAATATGTCAAATTGGCTTCCTTATCTCTTTCAGAAAATCCATCTTGATTATTTTTGACAACAAAAGCCATCTATAGTGAAACCTCTACAAATTAATAAtgattttctattaatttatacagattattaatttatcgaaatattaattgaaccaaaattttaatttatgacTATggaattatattaatttataaagatattaatttataaattattaatttaaaaatgttatactGTAGATTGTAAATACTCCAACTGTCATGTAACATTATGGCTCTAGAGAATGATCTTCTTTCCACTGGATTTTATTTCCGGGAATCTGTAACTCACTGACTTTGGTTTAagtttatgtttatatcaatctaatcccctatatattattttaggagtaTTAGAAATAAGtaacctttagttcatgtgtgatttacatCAATGTCATTTCCTACGTGTCATCACCACATTCTCTCTCAAGATCTATATTCAAAAACCCTTAGTTAACTAGACTAATTACACTAACTGCCATTGGTCATTATATTATAATTGATTCCTTATTGACTAACCAAAAATACAATGTCTACAATTAAtgttttgttcttattattttctatgTACTATTACACGGATTATTAATTATGATGCATTTAATTTACTCATCGATGAATCACTGAGATTTGAGTACGTCTATTATATGGTTTCATTCCTTTTATTTGAGaagtattttttaatattaactttATGTTCATGTGTTATTAACAAGAATGACATTTCATATGTAGTAACACTATATTATTTCATGttgtatatttaataacaaaatcaaatcaaatatgCGTCAATAAATATTAAGTTATGCAAAATTATGAATATGATCGCATATAAAACTTTAGTTGATAGTATACCACGTATAAATATGACCACACATTGAATTGTTTTTTACGTTAGACTAATTTGTCACCAATACGATTTTGAGTCTACGCTTGATTAGTTTTTTGCCAATCAAATTCGGAAACATGATCAATTAGAGATtctagaaataaatataatcagTGGATTAGAATTAATGCAAATTAAATTTgagatttgagatttttttgaaattatatacataaataattcCTCAAAAAGTTACCTCGCATACAATTAATTTCAGAAACATGATCAATCagtgattaaaatattaattacatagAGAAATTCACTCGCCTACAATCTAAATTCGGAAACATGATCAATTGTAAAGTCTTAGACATAAATATTATCAATCAAGGGATTAAAATTTAATGCAAATTAGACAATTAATTTGGAATTATAGacaaataatttcatatatatgttacttTGTCTACAATTAGAAACCAAAACATGATCAATCAGCTATTAAAATCTTGATTAAATAGAGATTCTTCCTCGCCTACAATTTATATTCGGAATACTATATATATCTTGCCTATCCTATGCCCACACCTCCATCACAACCCAAACaattttaaaagtatcattaaaaatgcattataataaatttctttatttatttttatttcttcttaaattcataataaatttatatatttctttgcttatttttaaagtgtttttcCGTACAATATAATTCAATGCATCTCTCTAATTACacaaacttttatataaaaatttaaataagctTACATTATATTAATCTGTACattatagttaaatattttattatatctaatatttgtGACTACTTTTAACTTTCTATTATCTATtaattaaaagtaataatttttttaatatattcatccTGCGCATGTTATCACCTAGTCTTCCAGTAAAAGAAAAACGTGGccatgatttaaaaaaaaacgttttgattccaatttaaagaaaaagaaaacacataacAACGTTCATAATTTCATACCATCTTCATCCATAACGGATCAACGATTGTTCtgaatttattaaacttaaaactCTCACAGATTCAACAATGTCATTAAAACAATCCTGAGAGTTAAGCCATCCTTTCATCAAATGAATCACATCTTGGCTTCTCTAGCTGccaatctcttcttcttcttcttgacacTAGCTGACTTGTAACCTCCTTTGCACGGTTTCCCCCAAGGGCTAACCGATGTCCTTCCTCTGCTTCCACTACTTTTGCTCTTCCCTTCACCACCACCGTGTGGATGATCACAAGGATTCATCGCCACACCTCTCACTTTAGGCCTTATCCCCAGCCACCTACTCTGCCCTGCTTTATAGAGCTTCTTCACTCCATGAGACGGGTTCGACACTGTACCGATAGTAGCACGGCATCTGGCGTTGATCCACCTGGTGTCCCCTGATGGAAGCTTTATCAAGCATCTCCCTGAAGCAGGCTCCTTTAGGATCTTGGCGTTTGTTCCTGCAGCGCGGACTAGCTTGGCGCCTTGGCCAGGGTTCATCTCGATGTTGTGGATGATTGTTCCTATGCGCATCATACCTAGTGGCATGGAACTTCCGATCATTGAGTTGATGTCCATGTGGAGCATCTTTTCTTCCATTTCTGCCACAAGTGTTTTGTTCTGCACATCAccaaaacctgcaaaaaaataCCAGAAAAATGAAACTAAACTAGAGGCCGTCGTGTgtcataaaacaaaaaaagcatACAAACCGGGATTTTGACAAAAAGCTAGAAGAGAACTCTGGATCACCATATACTAATACGTGAATATGATCTCCTTACTCAACATAACTCGAATCCTAGTTAGAGAAAACCCATACAGGTGCAGCATACACGGCCACAGCCCAAGTCCCATAAAGTACATACATGCATTGGGTTTCTGTACTTAATTCATCATTTAGGATACAAACgatgaagaaaaacaaaattctgaGGTTACTACATTGTGGAAacatagttacaaaaaaaagggtGAACTAATGCAAGATAATCCGTTCATCATCTCAAAAAAGAGAAGCAAAGGCTTTATGCCAATGACATAACCCACAAAAGATCGGACAGTTTTAACAGTATCTAGGGTTATGTAAGAATAATTCATATGCAAATACAGCTCACAGTTAAACCTTATTCCTCACGAATATACTACACCATCCTAAAACCCTATTAGATCACATCTCTCCGAAACCAATTAAAAGCTTAAAActttaatcatataataaaggCCGCCCAAGAATAACATATAAGACAAGAAATGTagcaacttttttttaaattcaagaAGGCCAAGAGTAACCTGTAGAGAAACTGCGAAATACTGGACGAACAAGGCTGTtcaataaagaagaagaagttcgAGCTCTGCATAGCGCCACAAGGCCCGACATTGGGAGTGACCTGCTCTAAAAAAAAGGTAGGGTCTTTGCGCGATAGATCTCACGCTCTCTAGCTCCTACCCTATCAAACAAACACCGATACTATTAATAGCCTGCAGCTTTTGCttatctcaaaaaaaaaaattgtgacgagACAAACCTGAGAGATGCGAAATCGAAGAAAGCTTGATTCAAAGAGAGATGAGAAGACGCGGCTCTAATCGAAGAGAGATTTGATGAACTCAAGGGTTCGGGttcctaatcctaaaccatgaTTGAAGCCTCTCATCGGTTTAGACCTCCCGGTTCGACCGTGACTCAGATTTATGAACCAGTTTATTTCTCACTTGCTGCTAGTTGGAAGTTAAGTCCATGATGGTGTTGAAATTAGGCAGCGATTTATGTGGGTCACTAACCTTAATCTATAAAGAATCTATGTACCAAATAAAATTTTCactgagacaaaaaaaataatacataagaGAATGACACCAATTCActagttaataataatatatataaaggaaGTTCAAATAcagttaaaaaattattaatatcatGAATTAGGATTTAATGATTACAATATAATCATCAGCAGTTTTGGATAATTGTTTATACAAACCATTAAAATGGCACTCAGTAAGATCTTTAACACAGCACTACCGGTAATGATTACTTACGGTTGATCTTTGTATTATAGATTTACGGTAAATCACTTGAGATTTTAAGTTTCCGTTCATCATTTTGGTTAGGCCCAGTGCGTTTATGACTCAATCCGGTAGGCATATATATCAAACCCgatttaaacaaaacataaccaATAAAACCGGACCACGATGATAATAAGAAGTCCAGAGACAGCTCTGTTCAAAAGTCTGATCCCACCACAAAGCACACAACAAACAAGTCTTTCATTTAACTTTTACacattatttttaaacatcAGAGACTCAGCCCTCATTCTCCTGACCTCTTTTCCTTATTcctgaaaaagaagaaaacaaagataGTTTTCTATGAGCAAAACAATCACACAACAATGTTCAAGCTATAACCCATAAAAGAAGAACATATACTaacctcatcatcatcatcatcttccttcttcaaaCGAGTCTCACCACCTTCCTTGATAATAGGAAGCTTCATACCTCCAAACGGTGTATCAACATCCACATTACCTTTAATAGTGTACCCAGTTCCTTTACCACGTATCATATCCCAAAGCGCAGACCCAAAGTCCTTTGGCTTGAACGTGATCGGCACATTAATCAACCCACTCCCGTTTTTATCAAGCTTTACAGAGTCAGATATCTCTGCCTTCCCAATACTCACATCAGCCAACCACACCTCACAGTCCAAGTCATTAACCCCCAAGTCAAAATCATTCAAGTTCTCAAGCCTCACGTGGAGTATCGCCACGGTCTCTTCCAGAGAAAACTTCTGGAACTTGATCTTCTCGATGTCGACATCAGGTTTCTTCGGGATCGGGATCTCTCCACGTTTCTCCAACGGTAACGTGAGCCTCCCCAAGACAGGCACGTCGACGATGAGATCAACTTTGATCCTGTAAGGTATGATCATCCCGGGGTTGATGTCGTTGTAAGTGCTCTTGATGTCGTCGTAGATCAGAGTCAGCGGTATCTTGACGGTTTCTTCTCCATGCGCCTTGATGGTTCCAGCGTCAGGGATCAGTCCAGAGACGAGTTTCCTCCCGTCACTGTCGATCAAGTAGTCGATGTCGATGAGAGGGATGGGAACAGGGTTGGGGTTCTTGACGAGCACGTCTACGACAATGTCTGCTCTCTCGAGATTGATCTTGGGGATGTGAATGGCGGAGACGTCAGCTGTTGGCTTCCCGAAACCAACGGTTCCCTGTATCTTCCCGCCGATGTCGTGAATGAAACCTTTGACATTGTCTAGGAATCCACctttaccttcttcttctttttcatccTCCTCCTTGTGAGCTCTGTCAACGATTTCAACTTTGTTCTCGGATGTAGACATACCTAAGAAGGCAAGGAGACATCATTAGaaaaaaagtcaaaaccaaAAGAGTGTTTCAGCAGTTGTTAAAGCGTATAACAACACGTCATGTCGTTGAATCATACT
The nucleotide sequence above comes from Raphanus sativus cultivar WK10039 unplaced genomic scaffold, ASM80110v3 Scaffold0513, whole genome shotgun sequence. Encoded proteins:
- the LOC108847248 gene encoding 60S ribosomal protein L2, mitochondrial, yielding MSGLVALCRARTSSSLLNSLVRPVFRSFSTGFGDVQNKTLVAEMEEKMLHMDINSMIGSSMPLGMMRIGTIIHNIEMNPGQGAKLVRAAGTNAKILKEPASGRCLIKLPSGDTRWINARCRATIGTVSNPSHGVKKLYKAGQSRWLGIRPKVRGVAMNPCDHPHGGGEGKSKSSGSRGRTSVSPWGKPCKGGYKSASVKKKKKRLAAREAKM
- the LOC130494491 gene encoding uncharacterized protein LOC130494491, which produces MSTSENKVEIVDRAHKEEDEKEEEGKGGFLDNVKGFIHDIGGKIQGTVGFGKPTADVSAIHIPKINLERADIVVDVLVKNPNPVPIPLIDIDYLIDSDGRKLVSGLIPDAGTIKAHGEETVKIPLTLIYDDIKSTYNDINPGMIIPYRIKVDLIVDVPVLGRLTLPLEKRGEIPIPKKPDVDIEKIKFQKFSLEETVAILHVRLENLNDFDLGVNDLDCEVWLADVSIGKAEISDSVKLDKNGSGLINVPITFKPKDFGSALWDMIRGKGTGYTIKGNVDVDTPFGGMKLPIIKEGGETRLKKEDDDDDEE